The nucleotide window GAGTGGAAACTGCTTAAAACGCAGCTTTTGAGGGATGATGATTTGAATTACATATCCCCTTATAAAAGGTTCACTTGTAGCTATCTAAGTTTAGTGTGTTAATAGTGAAAGTTCTAATTCAATATACACACGGGCACAAATGAACGTCATAATTCTGATTTGAATTGCGTTGCTATTTCATCTTTtctcatataaaattttttacttgcAGCAATCTAGATGTTGCGTGTTGGTACTTGGTAGTGAATATCCTAATTGAACTGGGGCAGTCTTGTGTGTATGATTGTTGTTctgattattatgaaaaatgttTGTTTTTACAGGAAATAAAAAGGGATGGCTGATGATAAAGCAGTTGGGGAAGATGAAAAGAAAGAGCCAAGTACTACTGCCACCAAAAATGTGAGACAGAAGCGCAGAGGGTTCCTTTCTGGAATTTGGAATGGACTATTTAGGTTACATGGGGATGATTTTGAGAAGAGGCTCCAATACATATCTAAAGAAGAGGCTGCAGTTCTTTCTAGAATGAAAAGGAGGTCACGATCCTGGAGGCAGATATCTTGGAATGTAATTGTATTTTCTGTTATATTAGAGGTATGGAATATCTGCTATATGACAGTTTATCACACTTCCAGCCAGTGTTTCTTGTCAGTTTTCCATGCATTACTAGATAGCGTTCTAAAATCTAAAGATTAATGTGTATTTCAGATTATCATAATTTGTGCATTTAAGATGATAGTTTGAGTGGCTTCTGGAGAAGCATTCTTTTTTCCCTCAGCATATGTGAATATTTCATGGAGTCAAAATGTTGAACTGCATTGCTGGCATACTTCGATCTGTGTTAGTGAAAGTTGCACTTTTTTATGACCATAAGAACTGCATAGCAACTTATTTACATATTAGGAACCCAATAATAATCAGTTACAGTAGTtgttcaattcaatttattagtTTGTTTtacttataaattattattattagctttTTTTTTAACAGCTAATAAAGTGTGTATTTGGTTAACATCTGTAAATAAGTTGCTTTCATGGTCTTAAACAGTAACCTTTTTTTCCCCTTGTATTGGAAACAAAAGATACAATAATTTTGCTTAAAATGGTTTGAACTTTCAGGTCATTGCTGTAGTTTATGCTATCATGACAACAAGATCTGTGGATATGAATTGGAAGATGAGGGCAGTCCGGGTTTCGCCAATGTTTCTTTTGCCTGTATTAGCATCTGCAGCATATTCAACCTTTGTTAGCTTTGTGAGGATTTGTAAGtgtcataatatttttttttaacgtaCACATCTTGCAGAAGCTAGTATGTGTGACGTGCACGCATGTACATATCTTAACAAAATAACAAGCAAAATTTCAGATGAATAGGGTGTGTTCTACTTTGATTTAGTTTACATCAGTGTTGCTTAGTTGGCAGTCAATAGAATCTTTAGTTTTGTGTTGTGATATCCAAATTCAATGTCTTCCAGTGGTCTTATTCAAGATACAGTATATATGGAAAGAGTTCTAAATCTCTTATTTTCATCAGAATTTGTGCCATTTATCTGAAAGTTAGAATCAGAAAGCTTCAAAATTGAGTTTCTCTGCATTGCTGACtaaattcattgatcaaatcATCAAAGTACTTAAATAGTTGTTAGGACCAGTGGCATACTCTTTTCTTTAGTTCATTCTTCAATGAAtgctttcatttatttattattattttttgagtgATTACCCAAATCAGTTCCGGAGGTTTTTAATATTGAAGACTTTAGTCCCTTAGGTttcaaaatacacaaaatagtcCCTAATGTTCACTTCCATTAGACAATACAATCCTCTAATTTTATCCATAATCAAAATGACTGTTTtggaatttttaaatttttcgaaaCTGTTGAGATTTTTAAACTCTTCGAGGACTATGTTGTACTTCACTCTTCAGATCAAATTGGAGGGGGTGTATTGTCTAACGGAGATCAATATTGGGGACTGTTTTGTGTATTTTGAATTTCGGAGGACTAAAGTGTCTATTCTAAAAACTTTAGGaaataatttggataattactcttattttttttaaaaaaaatcttcgCTGTCAAATTGATAGCTCAGTATAATCTTCTTTGCTCTCCAATGAAACTTAAGTTTGGGGGAGAATGATTGAAGGAGCAGCATCTGATATTAACAgtttattgaaaaaattcatTACCATAATGCTTTAAAAGGAGcagttttaataattaacagttttaaaattggattctaatttattatttatgcaCTGATAACCTATTTTCAGAATTTGAATATGCCCCAGGTAAATCAGATCCAATAATTATTTGTGCTTTTTTAATAGGTGATCGCAGGGACGAGAAAATTCTTGTAAGGCTTAGAGAAGAAAGGCAAGCAAAAATTGATGAGCTGAAGGAAAAGACAAATTATTACACTACACAACAGCTCATTCAGGTGATTGTTTGTAGCAAGGCTTGTTACAATGGTTTTCAATATCATGTTTATTACATTGTATATCATAATTGTGGTTTGCAGAGATATGATCCAGATCCAGCCGCAAAAGCAGCTGCGGCAACTGTTTTGGCATCTAAGTTGGGTGCAGAATCAGGTTTGAGGGTGTATATGGGAGATGAATTAAATCCCACTGCTACAATGGGGAGGAGCA belongs to Arachis duranensis cultivar V14167 chromosome 8, aradu.V14167.gnm2.J7QH, whole genome shotgun sequence and includes:
- the LOC107463079 gene encoding uncharacterized protein At2g24330 isoform X2, giving the protein MADDKAVGEDEKKEPSTTATKNVRQKRRGFLSGIWNGLFRLHGDDFEKRLQYISKEEAAVLSRMKRRSRSWRQISWNVIVFSVILEVIAVVYAIMTTRSVDMNWKMRAVRVSPMFLLPVLASAAYSTFVSFVRICDRRDEKILVRLREERQAKIDELKEKTNYYTTQQLIQRYDPDPAAKAAAATVLASKLGAESGLRVYMGDELNPTATMGRSNDVELVQSSGLRNRKQPPARSSSSEATTPFNPDQQHLVGGSGGLDQTQTSEYNHLVVEHHQPQSSTSQDGGWLAKIAALLVGEDPTQSYALICGNCHMHNGLARKEDFPYVTYYCPHCHALNQPKQLDGNISRASPRMGSPKAYESEAVKYASGSAAESMLLTSNNPVDVIASATESTITSNSPVNASPEIEEVSERTSSEDKAD
- the LOC107463079 gene encoding uncharacterized protein At2g24330 isoform X1 → MADDKAVGEDEKKEPSTTATKNVRQKRRGFLSGIWNGLFRLHGDDFEKRLQYISKEEAAVLSRMKRRSRSWRQISWNVIVFSVILEVIAVVYAIMTTRSVDMNWKMRAVRVSPMFLLPVLASAAYSTFVSFVRICDRRDEKILVRLREERQAKIDELKEKTNYYTTQQLIQVIVCSKACYNGFQYHVYYIVYHNCGLQRYDPDPAAKAAAATVLASKLGAESGLRVYMGDELNPTATMGRSNDVELVQSSGLRNRKQPPARSSSSEATTPFNPDQQHLVGGSGGLDQTQTSEYNHLVVEHHQPQSSTSQDGGWLAKIAALLVGEDPTQSYALICGNCHMHNGLARKEDFPYVTYYCPHCHALNQPKQLDGNISRASPRMGSPKAYESEAVKYASGSAAESMLLTSNNPVDVIASATESTITSNSPVNASPEIEEVSERTSSEDKAD